AAGACGTCGGAAGGTCGGGCAGATAAGCGACCGCACATCAGCCAAGTAGCTAAAGAAGGTGCTCCCATATTCCGGGTGGTATTTCAGATTCACATCTTCATTGCACCAGCGGCGATGGGTGCTGACATCCCCCGGCAAGAGACTGTTTGTGTAGAAGTAACAGCTCCGCGGTTCCGCGAATCCATCGTCATGCTCCTGGGCGTACATTTGAACTGCCAGCGTGAAACCTTTGAGGTTTCCCTGACAGGCCGCAGATTGGGCCTGTTCCTTTGCCTTTCGCAGCGCCGGCATTAATATAGCCATAAGAACGGCAATTACAGCAATAACAACAAGAAGTTCTATAAGGGTGAATGCTCGCGGCTTGCTCATGGCTTTTTTCTCCGAAGGATAGCCAAGCCCACTATATGGTTTATTACCACATTCTATATTACCTTGATACGCGATTCAAGTGGAAAATCCAGCACTCTGTCTATAAATAAATGATGGGAGTCATTCTGAGCGCAGCGAAGAATCTCTCGTTCGAAAGCCAGATGCTTCGTCTTTGGCTCAGCATGACAATCCCTGAAATAGCCTGCGACAGAACACTATCCTTAATCTTGACTGCGTGCTCCACTGCAAGGTGTCCTGTGGAGAAAGTCTCTGCGGAAATGCCTTAAACAGTCTTCCTTGGTCCTCTGAAAGAGGTAAATTTTTCCTCTAACTGTCTTGGATTGCCCGCATTTCAAAGGACCCACTCGTACGGATAGATGCGCGCATTTCCGCGGGTTATGACCTTGGGCGCTGAGAAAATCCGCCCAAGCTATGCCGGCGACCCACTTGCCGTCCACAGACTCGCGTACCATCAGGCCTGTCACGGCGTCTCTATCTGAGGTCGGCCATTTCTTCGAAAAAGTCTTGAACATTCCCTTCTTGTCACTGGATCTTTGAATGATGGCGTCCCGAAATGAATTTCTGAAGTGAATCTCTCTATCCTTCAGTAACTCAAGTCCGTTTCTTCCGACAAAATACGTTCTCTTGTGCTCCTCATCGTAGAACCGAGGATTCACAGGGACTCCGGATCTTGCGTAGTCGGGGCTGAGGCAAGGAATGATTGCCGCTGTCTCAGGCCAGTCGTGATTTGATACGTTCGTTACGGTGAGGTTCAAGACGACTCCGTCATTCCGGGCTTCGGCCGTCATCTGCATAGGTTCTGATTTCATCACGGCCTTTTTACCGTCTGCACCCACAACCCAAGGCCATTTGTCCGTTCCGGCTGTGTGCTCTCCAGGTCTTACTGCGTCGAACAGGTTCCACTCGTAGAATCGCAGGTAGATGAACGCCTGCCGGTCGGCAAGAGATTGGACCGTGATTCCCTTGCTCCATTTGGCCAGTCTTATCATTGCTTTACCCGTCGAATCTTCACCGTCGTCAGAAAAGTGTGCCTTATTACTTCCTTTATCTGCAGAGGGGTGGACTGCATTGGGGTATTTGCTTTGCTCGTTGGCAAATGACTTTTCTGGGACCCCCAAACGCATTCTTTCGCGTTTGGGGAACCCCTCGACAATAGCGCCGGTTAGACAAAGGAGCAGCATTGCGAGCTTAGCAACAAGATTTTCTTTGGATTCGGTTCGCATATCGCGTATTTCTCGTATTGTACCATAGTATGAAAGCCGGACGAAGAAAATCGGGGACTTCTGACCGGTCTTTTGCAATTGGCTGCTAATTGATAGTGAAGGTGTTGTCACTCATATCGAATAGGGCCTCATCGGCCGAGCTTTTCACTTTAATGGAATAATCACTGCCCGGCTCAAGGTCCAAACCAACCTCCCATTGGTATGCTCCAGTGCTGGGAGTTGTCCCAATGGTCTGCAGCAACGAGTCACCCTTGTAGAGTTCAATCACAACATCCTCACTCAGATTGTCATACCACAGGATGAAAACCTCCAGGCCGCGCTGCCACTGTTCGCCGCCGTTCGGGACGGTTACCCGGACCATAGGCGGTACGGTCTCGAACGAGCTTGCAGACCAGTCGCTCCTACCGCCTTCGTTCGTCGTGCACACGCGCCAGCAATAGGATGTTCCGGGCTCTATATTCTCAAGGGTATAGCGGGCCTCAGTCAGGCCGGGCTCGTCAACCAGCAGGATGTTAAACTCACAATCGGTCGCCAATTGAAGCTGATAGGACCTGGCAAATCCCCTGGGTGTCCACTCAAGAGAAACGGGCAGTTCCGGATTAACAGAGCCCTGGTCTTGCGGCTGTAGCAGA
This Candidatus Neomarinimicrobiota bacterium DNA region includes the following protein-coding sequences:
- a CDS encoding fibronectin type III domain-containing protein, which codes for FSFTDPNILTIYHREFTGHGLFIPLPTSYNPVTGQLRTTMTRFGEFIFCYPDLQEVPLPPILLQPQDQGSVNPELPVSLEWTPRGFARSYQLQLATDCEFNILLVDEPGLTEARYTLENIEPGTSYCWRVCTTNEGGRSDWSASSFETVPPMVRVTVPNGGEQWQRGLEVFILWYDNLSEDVVIELYKGDSLLQTIGTTPSTGAYQWEVGLDLEPGSDYSIKVKSSADEALFDMSDNTFTIN